The genomic window ACCGGGGGGATGTGCAAGAGGGTTCCGCCCCAACCCCGGGGATGTGCAAGAGCGTCAGGCTTTCGCGATCGCCTCTTTCAGCGCTCCCAGCACCAGGGTCACCGAGGCACTGTTCGCATTCGGACCCATCATGCCGATCCGCCACACGGTGTCCGCGAACTCTCCCACGCCCGAGCCGATTTCCATACTGAATTTCTCCAGAAGGTAAGAGCGGACGGCAGCCGAGTTGACGCCGTCGGGCACTTTCACGGTGGTGAGGCTTGGCAGGCGGGAGCCTTCTGCGGCGAACAGTTCCAGCCCCATTTCCTGGAGCCCGTCCTGCAACGCCGCACCGGCTGCACGGTGCCGCGCCTGCACGTTCTCGAGGCCCTCGGCAAGGATGCGGTCCAGGGCGGCTTCGAGGCCGGCGATCATGGTGACGGGGGCGGTGTGGTGGTAGGTCCGGGCACCGCTGGCCGCGCCAACATAGCCTCCCAACAGCCCGATATCGAGGTACCAGGAGCGCGGATCCTTGACGCGGCGCTCGAAGGCGTGGTCGGACACGGTAAACGGCGAAAGTCCCGGCGGAACACCCAGGCATTTCTGCGTGCCGGCGTACCCGACGTCAATCCCCCAGTCGTCCGCGCGGAGTTCCAGACCGCCGATGGAGGTAACGGCGTCGGTGATCAGCAGGGCGTCGCCCTTGCCGGCACCGAGCGCGGCGATATCGGAGAGCACCCCCACAGAGGTTTCGGCGTGGACCGCCGCGATCACTTTCGGATTGGGGTGCGCCGAGAGCACGCGGTCGGCGTCCACGGGCTGGCCCCATTCGTGGTCAACACGGACCACCGTGGCACCGCAGCGCCGGGCAACTTCACACATGCGCGCCCCGAACAGTCCGTTAACAGCGATCACTGCCACGTCGCCGTCGGACACTGTGTTGACGAAAGCTGCTTCCATGCCGCCTGAACCTGTGGCACTCAACGGAAGTGTCCGTGCGTTGGACGTTCCCCACACCGTCCGGAGGCCCTCGCAGGTGTGGTCAAGGCGCTCAATGAAGACGGGGTCCAGATGCCCGAGGACCGGATAGGCCAACGCAGCCATGGCTTCGGGGTAGCAATTGCTCGGGCCGGGGCCGAACAGGAACCGGGACGTCAGAATATCGTGCATGTGCGAACTCCTTCAGCTGGTTGAGGTCATTCTGCCCCAGCCTGCTGCCCGGAGCGAACCAACCGCGTTCCAGCACCCCGCAGCCGAAACCGATCCGTTCCCCAAACGGCGAGCGCACCCAGCGCAAATACCGCCCCCAGGACACTGGCGCCGGCCCATCCCCACACCGCATAGACGGGCGCTACGACGGCGGCACCCACTGCGCTGCCTACCGAGTAGAACACCATATAGCTGCCGATGATGCTGCTGGCCGACTCTTCGGCGCCCCCAACAATGAGCGTTTGGCTGCTGACGTGCACGGCCTGGACTGCAGCGTCGAGCACGATGATCCCGGCTATGAACCACAGCAGCGACCAACTGCCGAAGGACAACGTGACCCACGAGGCCAGGAGCGCCGCCAACCCCCACCCTGTGACCCTCTGACCCCAACCATGGTCGGACGCGGTGCCGGCTTTGGAAGCAGCGAGAACGCCCACCATGCCCGCCAGCCCGAACAGTCCAATAATGCCCGGCGGAAGGTGCCATGACGGGCCGCTGAGCAGCAGCGACATCCCACTCCACAGCACCCCGAAGGACGCGAAAAGCAGCAAGGTGGTGAGCGACCGGGTCCGGAACACGGGATTCCTCCGCGTGAGGACCACCACGGACGAGGCAACGCGCCAATAACCCACCCCGCGCCTCTCGGCCTTTTCTTGGGGCAGGGCGCGGAAAACCGCGACGGCGAGGACAATCCCGGCCGCCGCGGCGAAAAGGTAGACCGACCTCCAGCCCCAGAGATCGGTCATGCCGCCCGCTACGGTCCGCGCCAGGATGAGGCCGCTCACGACGCCGGACGTGACGGTTCCGATGTTTCCGCCCCTTTGGTCGGGGGTACTGGCAGATGCGGCGTAGGCAACGATGGTCTGCACCACTGACGACGCCAACCCCAGGATCCCGAAGGCAACCAGGAGGGCAGCCTGCGACGACGCCAGTGTCACGGCACACGCGCCCACGGCACTGGCTGCAACCTGCACTGGAATGAGCAAGCGCCTGCTCACCAAGTCCCCCAACGGAACCAGGAGGACCAGTCCCAGGAGATAGCCGGCCTGGGAGGACGCCACGA from Arthrobacter sp. StoSoilB20 includes these protein-coding regions:
- a CDS encoding MFS transporter codes for the protein MGTKQPMHSREGISRALLLLLAVVAGFMVSNIYYGQPLLERIGADLDLPTASLGWIVASSQAGYLLGLVLLVPLGDLVSRRLLIPVQVAASAVGACAVTLASSQAALLVAFGILGLASSVVQTIVAYAASASTPDQRGGNIGTVTSGVVSGLILARTVAGGMTDLWGWRSVYLFAAAAGIVLAVAVFRALPQEKAERRGVGYWRVASSVVVLTRRNPVFRTRSLTTLLLFASFGVLWSGMSLLLSGPSWHLPPGIIGLFGLAGMVGVLAASKAGTASDHGWGQRVTGWGLAALLASWVTLSFGSWSLLWFIAGIIVLDAAVQAVHVSSQTLIVGGAEESASSIIGSYMVFYSVGSAVGAAVVAPVYAVWGWAGASVLGAVFALGALAVWGTDRFRLRGAGTRLVRSGQQAGAE
- a CDS encoding alanine--glyoxylate aminotransferase family protein, with the protein product MHDILTSRFLFGPGPSNCYPEAMAALAYPVLGHLDPVFIERLDHTCEGLRTVWGTSNARTLPLSATGSGGMEAAFVNTVSDGDVAVIAVNGLFGARMCEVARRCGATVVRVDHEWGQPVDADRVLSAHPNPKVIAAVHAETSVGVLSDIAALGAGKGDALLITDAVTSIGGLELRADDWGIDVGYAGTQKCLGVPPGLSPFTVSDHAFERRVKDPRSWYLDIGLLGGYVGAASGARTYHHTAPVTMIAGLEAALDRILAEGLENVQARHRAAGAALQDGLQEMGLELFAAEGSRLPSLTTVKVPDGVNSAAVRSYLLEKFSMEIGSGVGEFADTVWRIGMMGPNANSASVTLVLGALKEAIAKA